The Pecten maximus chromosome 14, xPecMax1.1, whole genome shotgun sequence genome includes a region encoding these proteins:
- the LOC117342909 gene encoding uncharacterized protein LOC117342909 produces MTSSNRNGTVYKTSGCTFTSSETKDIYLMVAELNRRATSHQDILPHLQDLQEQWLDSYNHLTKRQIILKAQEKRISLLGKDHASYDGDMKRWLNYKLKVESAISAHNTTTKNFQEMLYKERRLRLDLEELEQELRQLLSVNIEIRLQKTLENMAKTIDLVDLDCSNIRYQVVKSRIQSVNARDIVDSLLRNCCMEYEYPNIQEFIQTTGFSEPLPGGEMICLSRHRKVRMGDKEFLTSFPRNFGDDTSVGMDRNTNNGCYLKAVWSKPSSGPGFLKLKRDHIFKQKLTAMNGEVAFGWSRKGRIGQKSWGFYDSRLVTRVV; encoded by the exons atgacgtcatcaaacaGAAATGGTACCGTGTACAAGACTTCCGGATGCAC ATTTACTTCATCCGAGACTAAAGACATATACTTGATGGTAGCGGAACTAAACAGGCGCGCCACTTCACACCAAGATATTCTTCCTCATCTCCAGGATCTGCAAGAG CAATGGTTGGATAGTTACAATCACCTGACAAAACGACAGATCATACTGAAGGCACAAGAAAAGAGGATATCTTTGCTGGGAAAAGACCATGCTTCTTACGATGGAGACATGAAAAGATGGCTGAATTACAAATTGAAAGTAGAAAGCGCCATTTCCGCCCACAACACCACAACTAAGAACTTCCaggaaatgttgtataaagAACGGCGGTTACGCCTTGATTTGGAAGAG CTTGAGCAAGAACTCCGCCAACTTCTAAGCGTGAATATTGAAATCAGACTCCAGAAAACTCTTGAAAACATGGCGAAGACTATAGACCTCGTTGACCTAGACTGTAGTAACATAAG ATACCAGGTTGTGAAATCTCGTATACAGAGCGTCAATGCACGAGACATCGTCGATAGTTTGCTTCGAAATTGCTGCATGGAATATGAATACCCAAACATTCAA GAGTTCATCCAGACCACTGGATTCTCGGAGCCGTTACCAGGTGGTGAAATGATCTGTCTGTCACGACACAGGAAGGTCAGAATGGGTGACAAAGAATTCCTGACGTCATTTCCGCGGAACTTTGGTGACG ATACCAGTGTTGGTATggacagaaacacaaacaatggtTGCTACCTCAAGGCTGTTTGGTCGAAACCTTCATCCGGACCCGGGTTTTTGAAGCTAAAACGAG atcaTATATTCAAACAGAAATTGACAGCCATGAACGGCGAGGTAGCGTTTGGCTGGTCAAGAAAGGGACGGATTGGTCAGAAGAGTTGGGGATTCTACGACTCCCGACTGGTCACCAGGGTGGTGTAA